A portion of the Segatella copri DSM 18205 genome contains these proteins:
- a CDS encoding NUDIX hydrolase, which yields MIDNKNEEFPIVDEMGNILGAVTRGHAHDGSKILHPVVHLHVFNSRGDLYLQHRPAWKDIQPDKWDTACGGHVDLGESVSQALHREVREELGITDFEPESLGHYVFESQREKELVYVHRCVYDGEVKPSQEELAGGRFWTKDEISENIGKGVFTPNFENEYQKYFM from the coding sequence ATGATAGATAATAAGAACGAGGAATTTCCGATAGTAGATGAAATGGGCAACATCCTGGGCGCTGTTACCCGCGGTCATGCCCATGACGGAAGCAAGATATTGCATCCGGTAGTTCATCTGCATGTATTCAACAGCCGGGGGGATCTGTATCTGCAGCATCGTCCAGCCTGGAAGGATATCCAGCCGGATAAATGGGATACAGCCTGCGGCGGTCATGTTGATTTAGGCGAAAGTGTGAGTCAGGCTTTGCATCGCGAGGTAAGGGAAGAATTGGGTATCACCGATTTTGAACCGGAATCTTTGGGACATTATGTCTTTGAGAGTCAGCGGGAAAAGGAACTGGTTTACGTACATCGCTGTGTATATGATGGCGAGGTGAAACCGAGCCAGGAAGAATTGGCCGGTGGCAGATTCTGGACAAAGGATGAAATCAGCGAAAACATCGGCAAGGGTGTTTTCACTCCGAATTTCGAAAACGAATACCAGAAGTATTTCATGTAA